In Vreelandella piezotolerans, one genomic interval encodes:
- a CDS encoding carbohydrate ABC transporter permease: protein MNTPATYAPRARFDYSLPALETIAAWLLAVIWIFPLLYAFWAAFHPSEFMVTFDLFAPLTLDNFTNAWAQAPFARYYLNTFALVTGVVLAQFVVCTLAAFAFARFPIPGKHLLFMLVLIQLFVFPEVLIVENYRIASELGLINTITGIGLPYVASAFGIFLLRQTFKTIPRELEDAARIEGCGWLEILWKVYVPLAKPTYLAYGLVSISHHWNNFLWPLVVTNSVESRPLTVGLGVFSAPETGVNWATVSAATLLSIAPLLVAFLLFQRQFVQSFLRAGIR, encoded by the coding sequence ATGAATACGCCCGCTACCTACGCGCCCCGCGCGCGCTTCGACTACTCCCTACCAGCGTTGGAAACGATAGCGGCATGGCTACTCGCGGTTATTTGGATCTTTCCACTGCTGTACGCCTTTTGGGCCGCCTTCCACCCCAGCGAATTCATGGTGACTTTCGATCTGTTCGCCCCGCTCACACTGGATAACTTCACGAACGCCTGGGCCCAGGCCCCCTTTGCGCGTTACTACCTGAACACCTTCGCGCTGGTGACCGGCGTGGTACTGGCCCAGTTCGTGGTCTGCACGCTGGCCGCCTTTGCCTTTGCCCGCTTTCCGATCCCCGGCAAGCACCTGCTGTTCATGCTGGTGCTGATTCAGCTATTCGTGTTTCCCGAAGTGCTGATCGTCGAGAACTACCGTATTGCCAGCGAGCTGGGGCTGATCAATACCATCACCGGCATTGGCCTGCCCTACGTGGCCAGCGCCTTCGGTATTTTCCTGCTGCGTCAGACCTTCAAGACCATCCCCCGAGAGCTGGAGGACGCCGCCCGTATCGAGGGCTGTGGCTGGCTGGAAATTCTGTGGAAGGTCTACGTGCCGCTGGCCAAGCCCACCTATCTGGCCTACGGGCTGGTGTCGATCAGCCACCACTGGAACAACTTCCTGTGGCCGCTGGTGGTGACCAACTCCGTGGAGAGCCGCCCGCTGACGGTGGGATTGGGCGTGTTCTCCGCGCCAGAAACCGGCGTCAACTGGGCCACCGTCAGCGCTGCCACGCTGCTGAGTATTGCGCCGCTGCTGGTGGCTTTTCTGCTGTTCCAGCGCCAGTTCGTGCAGTCGTTTTTACGGGCGGGGATTCGCTAA
- the mtnA gene encoding S-methyl-5-thioribose-1-phosphate isomerase codes for MVNLQSRSLRVYADALEYLDQTRLPQAEEWVRCDSPEAWQHAVKRLAIRGAPLIGLSAAFVLAQYAARHPQSEWQLVSDRLRATRPTAVNLMYCLDAMEACFAQGADALAERAQALFEEDRALCQRMAERGADLLASGDRVLTHCNTGALATGGVGTAIGALAIAKQRGVALHVYVDETRPLLQGGRLTAWEMADLGIPYQLITDSMAASLMAAGKVDKVMVGADRICANGDFANKVGTYMLAVAAHYHQVPFYVVAPYTTVDPACSTGAAIPIEQRDGAEVRGAAGAFGEVVWAPSDAPVWNPAFDVTPASLVTAWILDTGVFDAAAIAQGEHLRGWR; via the coding sequence ATGGTCAATTTACAGTCACGCAGTTTACGGGTGTATGCCGACGCGCTCGAATATTTGGACCAGACTCGGCTCCCCCAGGCCGAAGAGTGGGTGCGCTGCGACTCTCCCGAGGCGTGGCAGCACGCGGTCAAACGCCTTGCCATTCGCGGGGCGCCGCTGATCGGCTTGAGCGCCGCCTTTGTATTGGCCCAGTACGCGGCGCGTCATCCGCAAAGCGAGTGGCAGTTAGTGAGCGACCGCTTACGGGCAACGCGGCCGACGGCGGTGAACCTAATGTACTGCCTGGATGCCATGGAAGCCTGTTTTGCCCAGGGCGCGGACGCCCTGGCCGAGCGCGCCCAAGCGCTGTTCGAAGAGGACCGCGCGCTGTGTCAGCGCATGGCCGAGCGGGGCGCTGACCTGCTGGCCTCCGGCGACCGGGTGCTGACCCACTGCAACACCGGCGCGCTGGCCACGGGGGGCGTAGGCACCGCGATTGGCGCGCTGGCCATCGCCAAACAGCGCGGCGTGGCGCTGCATGTTTACGTGGATGAGACCCGCCCGCTGCTCCAGGGTGGCCGTTTGACCGCGTGGGAAATGGCCGATTTAGGCATTCCCTACCAGCTGATCACCGACAGCATGGCGGCCAGCCTGATGGCGGCGGGCAAGGTGGATAAAGTGATGGTGGGGGCGGATCGCATCTGCGCCAACGGCGACTTTGCCAACAAAGTGGGCACTTACATGCTGGCGGTAGCGGCACACTACCATCAGGTACCGTTCTACGTGGTGGCCCCTTACACCACGGTCGACCCCGCCTGCTCGACCGGCGCGGCTATTCCCATCGAGCAGCGCGATGGCGCGGAGGTGCGCGGTGCCGCCGGCGCGTTTGGCGAGGTGGTGTGGGCGCCCAGCGATGCACCAGTGTGGAACCCGGCGTTTGATGTGACCCCTGCCTCACTGGTCACCGCCTGGATTCTGGATACCGGCGTGTTCGACGCCGCCGCCATTGCCCAGGGCGAGCATCTGCGAGGATGGCGCTAA
- the speB gene encoding agmatinase — MSEFNQPLGGNTMPRFAGPATMMRLPTQESAEGLDAAFIGIPMDIGTSNRPGTRLGPRQIRDESRMLRPFNMATGAAPFERLQVADIGDVPINTFHLPKSVDIITAFYDDVLKHDCIPLTLGGEHTLTLPILRAMAKKHGPVGLIHIDAHADVNEHMFGEPIAHGTPFRRAQEEGLLAHNKVVQIGLRGTGYAPEDFDWCREQGFRVVPAEECWYRSLAPLMAEVREQMGDTPVYISFDIDGLDPSVAPGTGTVEMGGLTSAQGLEIVRGAAGLNIVGGDLVEVSPPYDPSGNTALMGATLLYEMLCVLPAAQRRP; from the coding sequence ATGTCGGAATTCAATCAGCCGCTGGGCGGCAACACCATGCCGCGCTTTGCAGGCCCTGCCACCATGATGCGCCTGCCCACACAAGAGAGTGCCGAAGGGCTGGATGCAGCGTTTATCGGCATTCCCATGGATATCGGTACATCGAACCGCCCCGGTACCCGCCTGGGGCCACGCCAGATTCGCGATGAGTCGCGCATGTTGCGCCCCTTCAACATGGCCACGGGGGCAGCTCCCTTCGAGCGTCTTCAGGTCGCCGATATCGGTGACGTGCCCATCAACACCTTTCATCTGCCGAAAAGCGTCGACATCATCACCGCCTTCTACGACGACGTGCTGAAGCATGACTGCATTCCTCTCACGCTAGGGGGCGAGCACACGCTGACGCTGCCGATTCTACGCGCCATGGCCAAAAAGCATGGCCCGGTGGGCTTGATTCATATCGATGCCCATGCGGATGTGAACGAGCATATGTTCGGTGAGCCGATTGCCCATGGCACGCCGTTCCGCCGCGCCCAAGAGGAAGGGCTGCTGGCTCATAACAAGGTCGTGCAAATCGGCCTGCGTGGAACCGGCTATGCCCCGGAAGATTTCGACTGGTGCCGCGAACAGGGTTTCCGCGTAGTGCCCGCCGAGGAGTGCTGGTACCGCTCGCTGGCCCCACTGATGGCCGAAGTGCGTGAGCAAATGGGCGATACCCCGGTGTACATCAGTTTCGACATCGATGGTCTGGACCCTTCGGTCGCCCCCGGTACCGGCACGGTGGAAATGGGCGGGCTGACCTCTGCTCAAGGGCTGGAAATCGTGCGTGGTGCCGCTGGCTTGAACATCGTGGGCGGGGACCTGGTCGAGGTGTCGCCGCCGTACGACCCCAGCGGCAACACGGCGCTAATGGGCGCCACGCTGCTTTATGAAATGCTCTGCGTACTGCCCGCAGCGCAACGCCGCCCGTAA
- the mtnB gene encoding methylthioribulose 1-phosphate dehydratase, whose product MNTLHTELLDAISWAAQQGWTPATGGNFSARTEAGYIVTASGRDKTRLQPNDLLHCDLEGRVLEGSGKPSAESDLHAALYRLDPNIHCVLHTHTVASTVLSRRFPEGIELSGFEMQKALAGNVTHDATILLPVVPNSQDMEELAAHVRQGWPMPWGFLVGGHGIYAVGDSIASCRRHLEAIEFLLACVLEESRWS is encoded by the coding sequence ATGAACACCTTACACACCGAACTGCTGGACGCCATCTCCTGGGCGGCGCAGCAAGGCTGGACGCCCGCCACCGGCGGCAACTTTTCCGCGCGTACCGAGGCGGGCTATATAGTCACCGCCTCCGGGCGGGATAAAACCCGACTCCAGCCGAACGATCTGCTGCACTGCGACCTGGAAGGCCGCGTACTGGAGGGTAGCGGCAAACCCAGCGCCGAAAGCGACCTACACGCCGCGCTGTACCGGCTAGACCCGAACATCCACTGCGTGCTGCATACCCACACCGTGGCCAGCACCGTGCTGTCGCGGCGCTTTCCGGAAGGTATCGAGCTAAGCGGCTTCGAGATGCAAAAGGCGTTGGCGGGCAACGTGACCCATGATGCGACGATTCTTTTGCCGGTGGTGCCCAACTCCCAGGACATGGAGGAGCTGGCCGCGCACGTTCGCCAAGGCTGGCCGATGCCCTGGGGTTTTCTAGTCGGGGGCCACGGCATTTACGCCGTGGGCGATAGTATCGCCAGTTGCCGCCGTCACCTGGAAGCGATTGAATTCTTACTTGCCTGTGTACTGGAAGAGAGCCGGTGGTCCTAA
- the recQ gene encoding DNA helicase RecQ produces MHGDPAALKVLQDVFGFERFRGPQQAIIEHVTGGGDALVLMPTGGGKSLCYQIPALLRAGTAIVVSPLIALMQDQVAALIQNGVRAAYLNSSLEMHEAMEVENRLRAGELDLLYVAPERLATARMQMLLEQTRIALFAIDEAHCVSQWGHDFRPEYRQLSHLHQRFPDVPRIALTATADVPTRHDIMEHLQLQEAALYNNGFDRPNIRYHIAENQGNAKEQLLSFIREHHDGEAGIVYCLSRRKVEETAAWLARQGLTALPYHAGLSAEQRQQHQTRFLREDGVVIVATIAFGMGIDKPDVRFVAHLNLPKSIEAYYQETGRAGRDGLPADAWMAYGLQDVITLRQMQQDSSAADQQKRIEQQKLDAMLGLCEIISCRRQALLHYFGDSLDEPCGNCDNCLTPPDTWEATVAAQKALSCVYRTEQRFGVTYLVDVLLGKRNERISRFGHDSLSTFGIGQELTASEWKALFRQLIASGYLSVDMEGHGAIKLTANARPLLRGEQRLTLRKPSKPARRGAKGASAAKGHGALWEALRQHRKALADAQGVPAYVIFNDATLAELVAQKPQTLQALGAISGIGARKLADYGEGFLAVVLAHANETETLSDIGNSAMESATLLRQGFTPEQVAKQRGLATNTIYRHLSDAIQGGALALEEVVNLDPATLAQIHAAFEQFPGQGLKVVFEALEGRVDYSILHCVRASLAAKG; encoded by the coding sequence ATGCACGGCGACCCGGCAGCCCTCAAGGTACTGCAAGACGTCTTTGGCTTTGAGCGCTTTCGTGGCCCCCAGCAGGCCATCATCGAGCACGTGACGGGCGGCGGAGACGCGCTGGTACTGATGCCCACCGGCGGCGGCAAATCGCTGTGCTATCAGATCCCGGCGCTGCTGCGCGCCGGCACCGCCATCGTGGTCTCGCCGCTCATCGCGCTGATGCAGGACCAGGTGGCCGCGCTGATCCAGAACGGGGTGCGCGCCGCCTACCTCAACTCCAGCCTCGAGATGCATGAGGCGATGGAGGTGGAGAACCGCCTGCGCGCAGGCGAGCTGGACCTGCTCTACGTCGCGCCCGAGCGGCTGGCCACGGCGCGCATGCAGATGCTGCTGGAGCAGACGCGCATTGCGCTGTTCGCCATCGACGAGGCCCACTGCGTTTCCCAATGGGGGCACGATTTCCGCCCCGAGTATCGCCAGCTCTCCCATCTGCACCAGCGTTTTCCTGACGTGCCGCGCATCGCGCTCACCGCCACCGCCGACGTGCCTACCCGGCACGACATCATGGAGCATCTTCAGCTTCAGGAAGCCGCGCTCTACAACAACGGCTTCGACCGCCCCAATATTCGCTACCACATCGCTGAAAACCAGGGCAATGCCAAAGAGCAGCTGCTGAGTTTCATCCGCGAGCATCACGACGGCGAGGCGGGCATCGTCTACTGCCTCTCCCGCCGTAAGGTGGAAGAAACCGCCGCCTGGTTGGCGCGCCAGGGGCTCACCGCGCTGCCCTACCATGCCGGACTGTCAGCCGAGCAGCGCCAGCAGCACCAAACCCGCTTTCTGCGCGAAGATGGCGTGGTGATCGTCGCCACCATTGCCTTCGGCATGGGCATCGACAAACCCGACGTACGCTTCGTGGCGCACCTCAACCTGCCCAAAAGCATCGAAGCCTACTACCAGGAGACCGGCCGCGCCGGACGCGACGGGCTGCCCGCCGATGCCTGGATGGCCTACGGCCTTCAGGACGTGATCACCCTGCGCCAGATGCAGCAGGACTCCAGTGCCGCCGACCAGCAGAAGCGCATCGAGCAACAGAAGCTCGATGCCATGCTGGGGCTCTGCGAGATTATCAGCTGCCGTCGTCAGGCGCTGCTCCACTACTTTGGCGATTCGCTAGATGAACCCTGCGGCAACTGCGATAACTGCCTCACTCCGCCTGACACCTGGGAGGCCACCGTGGCCGCACAGAAAGCGCTGTCGTGTGTCTACCGCACTGAACAGCGCTTTGGCGTGACGTATCTGGTGGATGTACTACTAGGCAAACGCAACGAACGTATCAGCCGCTTTGGCCACGACAGCCTGAGCACCTTCGGCATCGGCCAGGAGCTCACCGCCAGCGAGTGGAAAGCGCTGTTTCGTCAGCTGATCGCCAGCGGCTATTTGAGCGTCGACATGGAGGGCCATGGCGCGATCAAGCTCACCGCCAACGCCAGGCCCCTACTGCGCGGCGAGCAACGTCTCACCCTGCGCAAACCCAGCAAGCCAGCGCGGCGCGGAGCCAAAGGGGCATCTGCCGCCAAGGGCCACGGCGCACTGTGGGAAGCGCTTCGCCAGCATCGCAAGGCGCTGGCCGATGCCCAGGGCGTGCCCGCCTACGTGATCTTCAACGACGCCACCCTGGCCGAGCTGGTCGCACAAAAACCGCAAACGCTGCAGGCACTGGGCGCCATCTCGGGCATCGGCGCACGCAAGCTGGCCGATTACGGTGAAGGATTTCTGGCGGTGGTACTGGCGCACGCCAATGAGACCGAGACACTCTCCGACATCGGCAATAGCGCCATGGAATCCGCCACGCTGCTGCGACAGGGGTTCACTCCCGAACAAGTCGCCAAGCAGCGCGGCCTAGCCACCAATACCATCTACCGCCACTTGAGCGATGCCATTCAAGGCGGCGCACTGGCCCTGGAAGAGGTGGTCAACCTGGACCCAGCGACCCTGGCGCAGATTCACGCCGCCTTCGAGCAGTTTCCAGGCCAGGGGCTGAAAGTGGTGTTCGAAGCGCTGGAGGGGCGTGTGGATTACTCGATACTGCACTGCGTGCGGGCATCCCTGGCCGCCAAGGGTTAG
- a CDS encoding carbohydrate ABC transporter permease, producing the protein MSFNDHRNMQLYGALLLLPAAVLLTTFAYLPTVSTVINSLFLPGFRGAPPEFVGIENYQVLFDDPTFWQVARNNLFYALGTIPTSIALALGMALFVNGKLPGRGFVRMAYFTPTILPMIAAANIWMFFYAPQIGLFNSVLGALGFSGVNWLGDPSVALSSVIVMSVWKEAGFFMIFYLAALQSIPPELKEAADLEGTNRWSFFWRVTFPLLMPTTLFVLINALINAVRVVDHLFILTKGGPNNATNLLLYYVYENAFSFFDRTMAATITVVILLVLAVVATLKFTILDRRTHYQ; encoded by the coding sequence ATGTCATTCAACGACCACCGCAACATGCAGCTCTATGGCGCGCTTCTGCTGCTACCCGCTGCGGTGCTGCTGACAACGTTTGCCTATTTGCCGACCGTTTCTACGGTCATTAACAGCCTTTTCTTACCCGGCTTCCGCGGTGCGCCCCCTGAATTCGTAGGCATCGAGAACTATCAGGTGCTGTTCGATGACCCAACGTTTTGGCAGGTAGCTCGCAATAATCTGTTCTATGCACTGGGTACCATTCCCACCTCTATTGCGCTGGCCTTGGGCATGGCGCTATTCGTCAACGGCAAACTGCCGGGGCGCGGTTTTGTACGTATGGCCTACTTTACGCCGACGATTCTACCCATGATCGCCGCGGCCAATATCTGGATGTTTTTTTATGCGCCGCAGATTGGGCTGTTTAACAGTGTGCTCGGTGCGCTGGGATTTTCCGGCGTTAACTGGCTAGGCGATCCAAGCGTTGCGTTAAGCTCGGTCATCGTCATGTCGGTGTGGAAAGAAGCCGGCTTTTTTATGATTTTCTATCTCGCGGCGCTGCAGAGCATCCCACCCGAGTTAAAAGAGGCTGCCGACCTTGAAGGGACGAACCGTTGGAGCTTTTTCTGGCGGGTCACCTTTCCGCTACTGATGCCCACCACGCTGTTCGTGCTGATCAACGCGCTGATCAATGCGGTGCGGGTGGTCGACCACCTGTTCATTCTGACCAAGGGCGGGCCCAATAACGCCACCAACCTGCTGCTCTATTACGTCTACGAGAACGCGTTCTCCTTCTTCGACCGCACCATGGCGGCCACCATCACCGTGGTCATTCTGCTGGTACTGGCGGTGGTGGCCACGCTGAAGTTCACAATCCTGGACCGCAGGACGCACTACCAATGA
- a CDS encoding ABC transporter substrate-binding protein, with translation MRSQFSFAMTAIAAALLGAGHASANSVDLTMYYPVSVGGALTEVVDNLVDEFESEHPDINVEAIYAGNYDDTRVRAMSAMEAGDTPQLSVLFSIDLYELIEQNAIVAFDDLIDTEEEQAWLDSFYPGLMENGQLDGKTYGIPFQRSTIVLFWNKDAFAAAGLDPETPPENWEEMAEMAAAVREASNGEQWGVMVPSTGYPYWMFQAFAFQNGHRLMNDDGTEVYFDDPAAIEALEYWVSLATEHDAMPSGTIEWGTLRQNFLEQSTAMMWHTTGNLTAVRNEANFEFGVAMLPMKTQRGSPTGGGNFYIFEDASEEEQRAAMTFIRWMTAPERAAAWSIETGYMGVSPAAYETDALQRYVAEFPPAAVARDQLEHGTAELSTYQGGRIRRALDNAVQAALTGQMSPEEALSQAQQEADSVLRRYAR, from the coding sequence ATGCGTTCTCAGTTCTCTTTTGCAATGACAGCCATCGCCGCAGCACTGTTAGGTGCCGGTCACGCCAGCGCTAACAGTGTCGACTTGACGATGTACTACCCTGTTTCCGTAGGTGGCGCACTGACCGAGGTCGTTGACAACTTGGTGGACGAGTTCGAAAGCGAACACCCGGATATCAACGTAGAAGCCATCTACGCAGGCAACTACGACGACACTCGCGTGCGCGCCATGTCCGCCATGGAAGCGGGCGATACGCCTCAGCTCTCGGTGCTGTTCTCCATCGACCTGTACGAGCTGATCGAGCAGAACGCCATCGTGGCCTTTGATGACCTCATCGACACCGAGGAAGAGCAAGCGTGGCTGGATAGCTTCTACCCCGGGCTGATGGAGAACGGTCAGTTGGATGGCAAGACCTACGGTATCCCCTTCCAGCGCTCCACCATCGTGCTGTTCTGGAACAAGGACGCCTTTGCAGCCGCTGGCCTGGACCCGGAAACGCCGCCGGAAAACTGGGAAGAGATGGCCGAGATGGCGGCTGCCGTGCGCGAAGCCTCGAACGGAGAACAATGGGGCGTGATGGTACCGTCCACCGGCTACCCCTACTGGATGTTCCAGGCGTTCGCCTTCCAGAACGGCCATCGCCTGATGAACGACGATGGCACCGAGGTCTATTTTGACGACCCGGCCGCCATCGAAGCTCTCGAATACTGGGTGTCGCTGGCTACCGAGCACGATGCCATGCCTAGCGGCACCATCGAGTGGGGCACTCTGCGCCAGAACTTCCTAGAGCAGTCCACCGCCATGATGTGGCACACGACGGGTAACCTGACCGCCGTACGCAACGAGGCCAATTTCGAATTTGGCGTCGCCATGCTGCCCATGAAGACCCAGCGCGGCAGCCCCACTGGCGGCGGCAATTTCTACATCTTTGAAGATGCCAGCGAAGAAGAGCAGCGCGCGGCGATGACCTTCATCCGCTGGATGACCGCGCCCGAGCGTGCCGCCGCATGGTCGATCGAGACCGGCTACATGGGCGTTAGCCCCGCCGCTTACGAAACCGACGCGCTACAACGCTATGTGGCAGAGTTCCCACCCGCAGCGGTCGCCCGTGACCAGCTGGAACACGGCACGGCGGAGCTTTCCACCTACCAAGGAGGCCGCATTCGCCGCGCCTTGGATAACGCTGTACAAGCGGCGCTGACCGGACAGATGTCGCCAGAGGAAGCACTTAGCCAAGCACAGCAAGAAGCCGACAGCGTGTTGCGCCGCTACGCACGCTAG
- a CDS encoding ABC transporter ATP-binding protein, producing the protein MSQQPQIRLQSVSKHWGATTAVNDISFDIQPGQFVILLGPSGCGKSTTLRMIAGLEEASSGEIHIGERDVTSLPPGDRGLSMVFQSYALFPHLSVADNIVFGLRSRKVAKAERQQRLAQVAELVDLTDYLHRKPAQLSGGQRQRVALARAIISEHPICLMDEPLSNLDARLRSDMRREIKALQSRLDMTVVYVTHDQVEAMSMGDRVILMQQGHIVQDGTPDELYNQPASAFAASFIGSPAMNLLPLVQGDQGAVIEGEPSTPVAPMEAAGGQLGVRPEDIELRPASEAGIPAQVLSDEYLGADTIAHVAVGNHTVRARLSGKQALSGKPCKLYWTPDSAHLFDQQGLRQQALAPLALPASHRSVPRPPAVGSFQH; encoded by the coding sequence ATGTCACAACAGCCGCAAATACGCCTTCAAAGCGTTTCCAAGCACTGGGGCGCGACCACGGCAGTCAACGACATTTCCTTCGACATTCAGCCTGGGCAGTTCGTCATCCTGCTGGGGCCGTCAGGCTGTGGAAAATCCACCACGCTGCGCATGATCGCAGGTTTGGAAGAAGCCAGCAGCGGGGAGATTCATATTGGTGAGCGCGATGTGACAAGCCTGCCACCTGGCGACCGTGGGCTGAGCATGGTGTTTCAGTCCTATGCGCTATTTCCGCATTTGAGCGTGGCCGACAACATCGTCTTTGGCCTGCGCAGCCGGAAGGTAGCGAAGGCAGAACGGCAGCAGCGCCTGGCCCAGGTGGCCGAGCTGGTGGACCTGACGGATTACCTGCACCGCAAACCGGCCCAGCTTTCCGGCGGCCAGCGTCAGCGGGTGGCGCTGGCGCGAGCGATTATCTCAGAGCACCCCATCTGTTTGATGGATGAGCCGCTGTCCAACCTCGATGCGCGGCTGCGCAGCGATATGCGCAGGGAGATCAAAGCCCTGCAATCACGACTCGATATGACGGTGGTTTACGTCACTCACGATCAGGTGGAGGCCATGAGCATGGGAGACCGTGTGATCTTGATGCAACAAGGACATATCGTGCAGGACGGCACACCCGACGAACTTTATAACCAGCCCGCCAGCGCTTTTGCTGCCAGCTTTATTGGCAGCCCGGCCATGAACCTTTTGCCTCTAGTGCAAGGTGACCAGGGGGCCGTTATCGAGGGCGAACCCTCGACCCCAGTGGCTCCCATGGAGGCCGCCGGGGGGCAGCTGGGCGTGCGCCCTGAAGATATCGAACTGCGCCCAGCATCCGAGGCAGGCATTCCGGCCCAGGTACTCAGTGATGAGTACTTAGGTGCCGACACGATTGCCCATGTCGCCGTCGGCAATCACACCGTGCGCGCTCGCCTTAGCGGTAAGCAAGCGCTCTCGGGTAAGCCCTGCAAACTCTACTGGACGCCAGATAGCGCCCATTTGTTTGATCAACAGGGTCTGCGTCAGCAAGCGTTAGCGCCTCTTGCCTTACCCGCTTCGCATCGAAGCGTACCGCGCCCGCCCGCCGTGGGCTCTTTCCAACACTGA
- a CDS encoding sigma-54 interaction domain-containing protein, producing MSEIDRRVLQTIVETANDHFFIVSGDGQIMDISPGAEAVYGVSREELLSSSVQQLQAAGILKPSITMEVIRTRQPAQLMQITGTGRRVIAEAYPVFVNGKLERIVSRSRDLTDLQLLQDEYALLQKRFSEHLKRSQAAPDAEEQALDEALDNLQVRSHVMREIALLLKRVAPSDANVLMLGESGVGKTAFAKQLHRWSERHHGPFIEVNCAAIPENLFESEMFGYQPGAFSGAARQGKAGLLEQAEGGTLFLDEIGELPLLMQTKLLKVIQDGSLTRLGDTRSRRVDFRLVVATNQDLGKQVEAGRFRLDLYYRLNVIPVTLPPLRDRREDIPDLVEACLQRLNQRYGRQKILGNHVWSTLMGSDWPGNVRELENWLERAWLSSPTDQIEVPATQAYTEQHTHRLANVSASPIAAPLASGESLKEYLERLERDALRTLCHTLPSTYAIAKRLGISQSSVVRRLQRYGINISR from the coding sequence ATGAGTGAAATCGACAGGCGCGTACTGCAAACCATCGTGGAAACCGCCAATGATCACTTCTTTATCGTCAGCGGCGACGGTCAGATTATGGATATCAGCCCCGGTGCCGAGGCGGTATACGGCGTATCACGGGAGGAGCTGCTTTCCAGCAGCGTTCAACAGCTCCAGGCCGCCGGTATTCTGAAACCGTCCATCACCATGGAAGTCATCCGCACTCGCCAGCCCGCTCAGCTAATGCAAATCACCGGCACGGGCCGCCGCGTCATTGCCGAAGCCTACCCGGTGTTCGTCAACGGCAAGCTGGAGCGCATTGTCAGCCGCTCACGGGATTTGACCGACCTTCAGCTGCTGCAGGACGAATACGCCTTGCTGCAAAAACGTTTTAGTGAGCACTTGAAACGCAGCCAGGCCGCCCCCGATGCCGAAGAGCAGGCGTTGGATGAGGCACTGGATAACCTACAAGTCAGAAGCCATGTGATGCGCGAAATTGCGCTACTGCTAAAGCGAGTCGCGCCATCGGATGCCAATGTACTGATGCTGGGGGAGTCTGGCGTGGGCAAGACGGCCTTTGCCAAGCAGCTCCACCGCTGGAGCGAGCGCCATCATGGCCCGTTCATCGAGGTCAACTGCGCAGCGATCCCGGAAAACCTGTTCGAGTCGGAGATGTTCGGCTACCAGCCCGGCGCCTTCAGCGGTGCCGCGCGGCAAGGCAAGGCCGGACTGCTGGAGCAGGCCGAAGGGGGCACGCTGTTTCTGGATGAAATTGGCGAGCTGCCGCTGCTGATGCAGACCAAACTGCTGAAAGTGATTCAGGATGGCAGCCTGACGCGCCTTGGGGATACGCGCTCCCGCCGGGTCGATTTTCGCTTGGTGGTCGCGACCAATCAGGATTTGGGCAAGCAGGTGGAAGCGGGGCGTTTCCGCCTCGACCTTTACTACCGCCTCAACGTCATCCCGGTCACCCTGCCACCGCTGCGCGACCGACGTGAGGATATTCCCGACTTGGTGGAAGCATGCTTACAACGGCTGAACCAGCGCTATGGGCGGCAGAAAATTCTCGGTAATCACGTATGGTCGACCCTCATGGGCAGCGACTGGCCGGGTAATGTCAGGGAGCTGGAAAACTGGCTGGAGAGAGCCTGGCTTTCAAGCCCCACCGATCAAATTGAAGTGCCTGCAACGCAGGCCTATACCGAACAGCATACCCACCGCTTGGCGAATGTATCTGCTTCACCTATCGCGGCACCGCTCGCCTCAGGCGAAAGCTTGAAAGAGTACCTAGAGCGGTTAGAGCGGGACGCGCTACGAACGTTGTGTCACACGCTGCCCAGCACCTACGCCATCGCCAAGCGGCTGGGTATCAGCCAATCCAGCGTCGTACGCCGGTTGCAGCGTTACGGCATTAACATCTCTCGTTGA